From the genome of Verrucomicrobiia bacterium, one region includes:
- the ribH gene encoding 6,7-dimethyl-8-ribityllumazine synthase, with protein sequence MLRRVNKAAAATGDGRTFAIVASRYNPRYVDGLLNAAVRELKKSGGKPRVIRVPGAFEIPVVAARLAALSRRPAAIICLGVILRGETTHAQHIGEAVSQALMQIQITQQLPVIHEVLLLENRQQAEARCLDPQRNRGVEAARTAMEMARVLAEL encoded by the coding sequence ATGTTGCGGCGCGTTAACAAAGCGGCAGCGGCAACCGGCGACGGTCGGACCTTTGCCATCGTGGCCTCACGTTACAATCCGCGCTACGTGGACGGTCTGCTGAACGCGGCCGTGCGCGAACTTAAAAAGTCGGGTGGAAAACCGCGCGTGATCCGGGTGCCTGGGGCGTTTGAAATTCCCGTGGTCGCCGCGCGTCTGGCGGCGTTGAGCCGCCGGCCGGCCGCCATCATCTGTCTTGGAGTCATTCTGCGGGGTGAAACCACTCATGCGCAGCACATTGGCGAAGCGGTGAGCCAGGCGCTGATGCAAATTCAAATCACCCAGCAACTGCCGGTGATCCACGAAGTTCTGCTCCTGGAAAATCGGCAACAGGCCGAAGCACGTTGCCTCGATCCCCAACGCAACCGCGGGGTTGAAGCCGCCCGCACCGCCATGGAAATGGCGCGAGTGTTGGCGGAACTTTAA
- the tig gene encoding trigger factor, translated as MNVTVENLAPCKKLVRIELDVQAVDAAFAAMEKNFQKEAQLPGFRPGKAPVPMVVRKYETEIKDEVKRKLINEAYRDALKEKNIDVLGYPDIEEIQFGRGQSLLFAATIETPPEFQLPEYKGLPVKREAKEVSDADVVKALDLLREQRADFVKVERALASGDIAVVNYTATCDGQPLTAIAPSAKGLTEQTGFWVEMKAGSFLPGFSEQLLEAKAGDKRTVTVDFPADFSTKELVGHKGIYKVEVVEVREKTLPVLDDAFAKLYDAENLEKLREGVRKDLENELKHKLQRDVRGQLVKALLDKVNFDLPEGAVANETRNVVYNLVRENAQRGVPRDLIEKEKDAIYNVANQNAKERVKFAFLVQKIAEQEAIKVSQEEVARRVQTLAAMYQIPPDKFVQDLQKRNGLIEIYDQLASERVMEFLEQHATIETVPAKA; from the coding sequence ATGAATGTTACGGTAGAAAATCTAGCTCCCTGTAAAAAGCTCGTGCGGATCGAGTTGGACGTGCAGGCGGTTGACGCCGCCTTTGCCGCGATGGAGAAAAACTTCCAAAAGGAAGCGCAACTTCCCGGCTTTCGCCCCGGCAAGGCGCCCGTCCCCATGGTCGTGCGCAAGTACGAAACCGAGATCAAGGACGAGGTCAAACGCAAGCTCATCAACGAGGCGTACCGGGACGCACTCAAGGAAAAGAATATTGATGTGCTGGGCTATCCCGACATCGAGGAAATTCAATTCGGGCGCGGCCAAAGCTTGTTGTTCGCCGCCACCATCGAAACGCCGCCGGAATTTCAACTGCCGGAATACAAAGGCCTGCCGGTCAAGCGGGAGGCGAAGGAAGTTTCCGATGCGGATGTGGTGAAGGCTCTGGACCTGTTGCGGGAACAGCGGGCGGATTTTGTAAAAGTGGAACGTGCGCTGGCCAGCGGCGACATTGCGGTGGTGAATTACACGGCGACCTGCGACGGTCAGCCGCTCACGGCGATCGCGCCCAGCGCCAAGGGGTTGACCGAGCAAACCGGTTTTTGGGTGGAGATGAAGGCGGGTTCGTTCCTGCCCGGTTTCAGTGAACAATTGCTGGAGGCCAAGGCGGGCGATAAGCGCACCGTGACGGTGGATTTTCCGGCTGATTTCAGCACCAAGGAACTGGTTGGACACAAAGGCATTTACAAAGTGGAAGTGGTGGAAGTGCGCGAGAAGACGTTGCCCGTGCTGGATGACGCGTTTGCCAAATTATATGACGCGGAGAATCTCGAGAAGCTGCGCGAGGGCGTGCGCAAGGATTTGGAGAACGAGTTGAAGCATAAGCTGCAGCGCGATGTGCGCGGCCAGCTCGTCAAGGCGCTGCTGGACAAGGTGAACTTTGATCTGCCGGAGGGCGCGGTCGCCAATGAAACGCGCAACGTGGTTTACAATCTGGTGCGGGAGAACGCGCAGCGCGGAGTGCCGCGCGACCTGATTGAAAAGGAAAAAGACGCGATTTACAACGTCGCCAACCAGAACGCCAAAGAACGGGTGAAGTTCGCCTTCCTCGTGCAAAAAATCGCCGAGCAGGAAGCGATCAAGGTTTCGCAGGAGGAAGTGGCGCGTCGCGTGCAAACGCTGGCCGCGATGTATCAAATACCGCCGGACAAATTTGTTCAGGACCTGCAGAAGCGCAACGGCTTGATTGAGATTTACGATCAGCTTGCCAGCGAAAGGGTCATGGAGTTTTTAGAGCAGCACGCCACCATCGAAACTGTTCCCGCCAAGGCATAA
- the pyrR gene encoding bifunctional pyr operon transcriptional regulator/uracil phosphoribosyltransferase PyrR has protein sequence MSESHLLLNAAGIQRSLTRLAHEIVERNETTSEVVLIGIQRGGIAVAKRLGQLLSEITKQTIPVGTLDVSLHRDDLDRRPAPKIYPTDIPFDIAGKTVVLVDDVLFSGRTIRAAMDTLNDFGRPQRIQLAVLVDRGHRELPIKADFVGKNQPTSLDEKVLVRFGSPDLADEVILRRS, from the coding sequence ATGTCTGAGTCGCATCTGCTTCTAAATGCCGCCGGCATCCAACGCTCGTTGACGCGCCTGGCGCACGAGATTGTCGAGCGCAACGAAACCACCAGTGAGGTTGTGTTGATCGGGATTCAACGCGGCGGAATAGCGGTGGCCAAACGCCTGGGGCAGCTTTTATCCGAGATCACCAAACAGACCATCCCCGTGGGCACGCTGGACGTCAGTCTGCATCGGGACGATCTGGACCGGCGCCCGGCCCCGAAGATTTATCCCACCGACATCCCTTTTGACATCGCGGGGAAAACCGTGGTGTTGGTGGATGACGTTTTGTTCAGTGGCCGCACCATCCGCGCGGCCATGGACACGTTGAACGATTTCGGTCGCCCGCAACGGATTCAACTGGCCGTGCTGGTGGATCGCGGGCATCGGGAGTTGCCCATCAAGGCGGATTTCGTCGGCAAAAATCAACCCACCTCACTCGACGAGAAAGTTCTGGTGCGCTTTGGTTCACCGGACCTGGCTGATGAGGTTATTCTGCGGCGCTCATGA
- a CDS encoding NAD(P)H-dependent oxidoreductase, with product MPEQKLRVMAVVGSTHATSITRVVVSYVAAELYEKGCEVDLLDLSKEALPLFNVETADKQPGFAALKARVDVADAYVLGTPDYHGSISSALKNFLDYFWREFTGKLFATMVASPEKGLTVTDHLRTVARQCYAWTLPYGISFADRQHVVNGQIVSDSFKTRLEMFMRDVQIYGALLARQRRTDLMGQDIGFLSRLRKPL from the coding sequence ATGCCTGAACAAAAATTAAGGGTCATGGCTGTGGTGGGCAGCACGCACGCCACCTCGATCACCCGCGTCGTCGTTTCCTACGTCGCGGCGGAGTTGTACGAAAAAGGTTGCGAAGTGGACCTGCTCGATTTGAGCAAGGAGGCGTTGCCGCTCTTCAACGTCGAAACCGCCGACAAGCAACCGGGCTTCGCCGCCCTGAAAGCGCGCGTGGATGTGGCGGACGCGTACGTGCTGGGCACACCGGATTATCACGGGAGCATCAGCAGCGCGTTGAAAAACTTCCTCGATTATTTCTGGCGCGAATTCACCGGCAAGCTGTTCGCCACCATGGTGGCCTCGCCGGAAAAAGGCCTCACCGTCACCGACCATTTACGCACCGTGGCCCGGCAATGTTACGCCTGGACGCTGCCTTACGGGATTTCCTTCGCGGACCGGCAACACGTGGTAAATGGCCAGATCGTCAGCGACAGCTTCAAAACCCGGCTCGAAATGTTCATGCGCGACGTGCAAATCTACGGCGCGCTGTTGGCCCGGCAGCGGCGGACCGACTTGATGGGCCAGGACATCGGTTTCCTCTCGCGTTTGCGCAAGCCGTTGTAA
- a CDS encoding DUF4032 domain-containing protein, giving the protein MTDNSKEPTTSDLLKNSSLYREFQAEREEILKHKWIESEKAGYDIGFERALTDWIVKHRSKWRKARQMQQNPTAATPR; this is encoded by the coding sequence ATGACGGACAACTCGAAAGAACCAACCACGAGCGACCTGTTGAAAAACTCCTCGCTGTATCGCGAGTTCCAGGCGGAGCGCGAGGAAATCCTGAAGCACAAATGGATCGAATCCGAGAAAGCTGGATACGATATCGGCTTCGAACGCGCGCTGACGGATTGGATCGTGAAGCACCGTTCCAAATGGCGCAAGGCGCGTCAAATGCAACAAAACCCAACCGCCGCCACGCCTCGTTAA
- a CDS encoding phosphopantothenoylcysteine decarboxylase, protein MSKQIVLGVTGSIAAHKAADLTSQLTKAGHHVHVVLTADAQRFITPLPFQVLSRNPVITSLYDEEDGWRPTHIRLADEADLLLLAPATANVIAKLAHGLADDALTCIALALPPAVKVLIAPAMNGKMWLHPATQENVSRLKARGVEFIGPAEGLLSCGYEGIGRLWPVEEIAQRVNARLA, encoded by the coding sequence ATGAGCAAACAGATTGTCCTCGGAGTCACCGGCTCCATTGCCGCCCATAAGGCCGCCGACCTGACCAGTCAGTTGACCAAAGCGGGACACCACGTCCATGTGGTGTTGACTGCGGATGCGCAGCGTTTCATCACGCCCCTGCCATTCCAGGTGCTGTCGCGCAATCCGGTGATCACCAGTCTCTATGACGAGGAAGACGGCTGGCGCCCGACGCACATTCGTCTGGCTGATGAAGCGGATTTGCTGCTGCTCGCGCCGGCGACCGCGAATGTGATCGCCAAGCTCGCTCACGGTCTGGCGGACGATGCGTTGACCTGCATCGCCCTGGCGCTGCCGCCGGCGGTGAAAGTGCTGATTGCGCCCGCCATGAATGGCAAGATGTGGTTGCACCCGGCCACGCAGGAAAACGTCAGTCGCTTAAAAGCGCGCGGCGTGGAATTCATCGGTCCAGCCGAGGGCCTGTTGTCTTGTGGTTATGAAGGCATTGGTCGGCTGTGGCCGGTCGAGGAAATCGCGCAGCGCGTCAACGCGCGGCTCGCTTGA
- a CDS encoding aspartate carbamoyltransferase catalytic subunit: protein MSWNRKHLLDIESLDVEDLNLVLDTATALKAIGARPIKKVPALRGKTVVNLFVEPSTRTRISFELAEQRLSADIVNFTAEASSLRKGETLKDTARTLEALNADFIVIRHSAAGAPHFLARVLNTHVINAGDGAHAHPTQALLDAFTIREHKGRIAGLNVTILGDILFSRVARSNIWALTKLGAKVTLCGPSTLVPRTFEAMGCRVTHDVDEALKEADIIHLLRIQHERQRKTMFPSIGEYTALFGLSRARFERTKPDALIMHPGPINRGVEIDNELADCKRSLVLDQVTNGLAVRMAVLYLINGGQGPQELAAS, encoded by the coding sequence ATGAGTTGGAATCGCAAACATCTGCTTGATATCGAATCACTCGACGTCGAGGACTTGAACCTCGTGCTCGACACCGCCACGGCGCTCAAAGCGATCGGCGCCCGCCCCATCAAAAAGGTGCCCGCGTTACGCGGCAAAACCGTGGTCAATCTGTTCGTCGAGCCGTCCACGCGCACGCGCATCAGCTTCGAGCTGGCGGAACAACGGCTCTCCGCGGACATCGTTAATTTCACCGCTGAAGCCTCTTCGTTGCGCAAAGGCGAAACGCTGAAAGATACCGCGCGCACCTTGGAGGCGTTGAACGCGGATTTCATCGTCATTCGCCACAGCGCCGCCGGTGCGCCGCACTTTCTGGCGCGGGTTTTGAACACGCACGTTATTAACGCCGGCGACGGCGCGCATGCGCATCCCACACAAGCGTTGCTGGACGCCTTCACCATTCGCGAACACAAGGGCAGGATTGCCGGTCTGAACGTCACTATTCTGGGCGATATTTTGTTCAGCCGGGTGGCGCGGTCCAACATTTGGGCGCTGACCAAACTGGGCGCCAAGGTGACGTTGTGCGGCCCCTCCACGCTCGTGCCGCGCACCTTCGAGGCGATGGGTTGCCGCGTGACGCATGACGTGGATGAAGCCTTGAAGGAAGCGGATATCATCCATCTGTTGCGCATCCAACACGAGCGCCAGCGCAAGACGATGTTTCCGAGCATTGGCGAATATACCGCCCTGTTCGGCTTGAGCCGGGCGCGGTTCGAGCGCACCAAACCTGACGCGCTGATCATGCACCCCGGACCGATCAATCGCGGGGTGGAAATTGACAATGAACTGGCGGATTGCAAACGCTCGTTGGTGCTGGATCAGGTCACCAATGGACTGGCCGTGCGCATGGCGGTGCTCTACCTGATCAACGGGGGTCAGGGACCGCAGGAGCTTGCGGCGAGTTAA
- a CDS encoding ATP-binding protein codes for MNPSRWQWWRQIAAALSQATAKPMAQSEHEVARQRNIFLPIRLIVALIVFYQFYYSATPWMIEVVNTYDVVFETIQNLILAYTVTILVVTVFFLVVRRFPTGLVQWIIFFLGLADGLFLGGLTIVTGGFESNLYWVYPALIIVNAASIPLAAPQIVLNLTLGIFFLMAGIVERDSQRELVLGTIPIRSQRVTAGEIDDPFALARWLETTPAPFRRIFWDNLAPEVRSNLVNASANQLSEADLRSLLAPEVRSMLPWRQNLAALVASSSESEPAGSHYVLQVAVLVLLAFCCYGVQVLAAGQRRAVDERNEFTARTEQLRSTGRLAAEVAHQIKNPLTVINNVTFSLQKNLAATHPESLPSIEIIREEVSKADRIITQVMGYAQLTEGRVEKLDLIQELNRAVAETFPPSAPAAAQVQGDFHGPFPPLLMQRQHFADAVGNLLQNARDAVSATGKIQLQARLLENNAIEISVQDDGPGIPPDRQERIFEAYYTTKERGSGLGLAIAKRNIELYGGTVRVESELGNGAKFILTFPARTLLPSLS; via the coding sequence ATGAATCCGAGCCGGTGGCAATGGTGGCGGCAAATCGCGGCGGCGCTCAGCCAGGCGACCGCCAAGCCGATGGCGCAATCCGAGCACGAGGTCGCCCGCCAGCGAAATATTTTCCTGCCCATCCGCCTGATCGTGGCGTTGATTGTCTTTTATCAATTCTATTACTCGGCCACGCCTTGGATGATTGAAGTCGTCAACACCTACGACGTGGTGTTTGAAACGATCCAAAACCTCATCCTGGCTTACACCGTCACCATTCTGGTCGTGACCGTTTTCTTTTTGGTCGTGCGCCGCTTCCCCACCGGTTTGGTGCAATGGATCATCTTTTTCCTGGGTTTGGCTGATGGCCTGTTCCTGGGCGGATTGACCATTGTCACGGGTGGCTTTGAAAGCAATCTGTATTGGGTTTACCCGGCGCTGATCATCGTCAACGCGGCCTCCATTCCGCTGGCGGCACCGCAGATCGTGCTCAATCTGACGTTGGGAATTTTCTTTCTGATGGCGGGCATTGTGGAACGAGATTCCCAGCGCGAACTCGTGTTGGGCACCATTCCGATCCGCTCGCAGCGCGTTACGGCCGGTGAAATTGACGACCCTTTTGCGCTGGCGCGTTGGCTGGAAACGACGCCCGCGCCGTTCCGCCGCATCTTTTGGGACAACCTCGCTCCCGAAGTGCGCTCCAATCTCGTCAACGCGAGCGCGAACCAACTTTCGGAAGCGGACTTGCGATCCCTGCTGGCTCCCGAAGTGCGGAGCATGTTGCCTTGGCGGCAAAATCTGGCGGCGCTGGTGGCCTCGTCTTCCGAGAGCGAACCCGCCGGCAGCCATTACGTGTTACAAGTTGCCGTGCTGGTGTTGCTCGCTTTCTGCTGTTACGGCGTGCAGGTGTTGGCAGCCGGTCAACGGCGCGCCGTGGACGAGCGAAATGAATTTACCGCGCGCACGGAGCAACTTCGCTCCACCGGTCGGCTGGCGGCCGAGGTGGCGCATCAGATCAAAAATCCCCTGACGGTGATCAATAATGTCACTTTCTCACTGCAAAAAAACCTGGCGGCGACGCACCCGGAAAGCCTGCCTTCCATCGAGATCATCCGCGAAGAAGTGAGCAAGGCGGATCGCATCATCACGCAGGTCATGGGCTACGCGCAATTGACCGAAGGCCGGGTGGAGAAGCTGGATTTGATTCAGGAGCTTAACCGGGCGGTGGCCGAAACCTTCCCGCCCAGCGCGCCCGCCGCCGCGCAAGTGCAAGGTGATTTTCACGGACCGTTCCCGCCGTTGCTGATGCAGCGCCAGCATTTCGCGGATGCGGTGGGCAACCTGTTGCAGAACGCGCGGGATGCCGTTTCCGCCACGGGGAAAATCCAACTCCAGGCGCGCTTGCTGGAGAACAACGCCATCGAAATTTCCGTACAGGATGACGGGCCGGGCATTCCGCCGGATCGGCAGGAACGCATTTTTGAAGCCTACTACACGACCAAGGAACGCGGCAGCGGTCTGGGGCTGGCCATTGCCAAACGGAACATCGAACTGTACGGCGGTACGGTGCGCGTCGAATCCGAACTTGGAAATGGCGCCAAATTTATCCTAACTTTCCCGGCGCGAACTTTGTTGCCGTCGCTGTCATGA
- the gmk gene encoding guanylate kinase yields MSSAEPQPTSPSVPLLVVISAPSGAGKTTLCNQLLATRPDMVRAITCTTREPRPGEKDGVDYYFLDATSFLKRVQAGNFLEHATVYGQSYGTLKAEVLGKLRTGKDVLLNIDVQGAAAVRKCAEEEVELKRALVTVFLTPATLTVLETRLKKRGTDTAADIKKRLGVARQEIAQWKNFDYLIVSQSVATDLRHMQAIIAAEKMRSTRSVAPEFSLPN; encoded by the coding sequence GTGAGCAGCGCGGAACCACAACCCACTTCACCGTCAGTGCCACTGCTCGTGGTGATTTCCGCGCCCTCCGGCGCGGGCAAGACGACCTTGTGCAACCAACTGCTGGCCACGCGACCCGACATGGTGCGGGCGATCACCTGCACCACGCGCGAACCGCGTCCGGGCGAAAAAGACGGTGTAGATTACTACTTCCTTGATGCGACTTCGTTTCTCAAGCGGGTGCAAGCCGGGAATTTTCTCGAACACGCCACGGTGTACGGACAAAGCTACGGCACCTTGAAAGCTGAAGTGCTGGGCAAACTGCGCACCGGCAAGGACGTGTTGCTGAACATTGACGTTCAAGGCGCGGCGGCCGTGCGCAAGTGTGCCGAGGAGGAAGTGGAATTGAAGCGCGCTCTCGTCACCGTTTTTCTGACGCCAGCCACCTTGACCGTTCTCGAAACCCGGTTGAAAAAACGCGGGACGGATACGGCCGCGGACATTAAAAAGCGCCTGGGCGTGGCACGCCAGGAAATCGCCCAGTGGAAAAATTTTGATTACCTGATCGTCAGCCAGAGCGTAGCCACGGATTTGCGCCACATGCAGGCGATCATTGCGGCGGAAAAGATGCGTTCGACGCGATCCGTCGCCCCGGAATTTTCATTGCCAAATTGA
- a CDS encoding lactonase family protein produces the protein MGTVSAQEQWVYFGTYTGGGSEGIYVARFDPATGQLTPPKLAAKIKNPSYLAVHPSEKFLYAVSEVGDAQGQAAGALAAYALNRKTGALTLLNEQLSGGTYPCHISVAAQGRCALVANYGSGSFAAFPIQPDGSLAAAGTTIQHHGASVNPHRQAGPHAHFITADPGNRFVLACDLGLDQIAVYRLEAERAQLTANTPSGVSVAPGAGVRHLVCHPNGRWVYAINEMGLTVTVLDYDAIAGTLTVRQTLSTVAADYPKSEKDSGAGIALHPNGKFLYVSNRGPNDIARFAIQPTTGALTPRQRVSTQGKTPRHFAIDPTGQWLLAENQDSATVIVFALDAPSGEIKSSVQTVRITAPICAVFVAAEN, from the coding sequence ATGGGGACCGTTTCAGCGCAGGAACAATGGGTGTATTTTGGCACGTACACCGGTGGTGGAAGTGAAGGCATCTACGTTGCGCGGTTCGATCCAGCCACGGGACAATTAACTCCGCCAAAGCTCGCGGCCAAAATCAAAAATCCCAGTTATCTGGCAGTGCATCCTTCGGAAAAATTTCTCTACGCCGTCAGTGAAGTGGGCGACGCGCAGGGGCAAGCGGCGGGGGCGCTGGCGGCTTATGCCCTCAATCGCAAGACTGGTGCGCTAACGTTGTTGAACGAACAATTATCCGGCGGCACTTATCCCTGCCACATTTCCGTGGCGGCGCAAGGTCGGTGCGCTTTGGTGGCCAATTACGGTTCGGGCAGCTTTGCCGCTTTTCCAATCCAACCGGATGGAAGTTTGGCGGCGGCGGGCACGACGATTCAGCATCATGGCGCCAGCGTCAATCCGCATCGCCAAGCCGGACCTCACGCGCATTTCATCACCGCGGACCCGGGTAATCGGTTCGTACTCGCCTGCGATCTGGGCTTGGATCAGATTGCGGTTTATCGCCTAGAAGCGGAGCGCGCGCAACTGACCGCCAACACGCCGTCCGGAGTATCCGTCGCGCCCGGAGCCGGGGTGCGCCATCTGGTTTGTCATCCGAATGGCCGTTGGGTTTATGCCATCAACGAAATGGGATTAACGGTGACGGTGTTGGATTACGATGCCATTGCCGGAACGCTGACGGTGCGACAGACGTTATCCACGGTTGCGGCGGATTATCCGAAGAGTGAAAAAGATTCCGGTGCGGGCATTGCGCTGCATCCGAATGGGAAATTTCTCTACGTCTCGAATCGCGGCCCCAACGACATTGCGAGGTTTGCCATCCAACCCACCACGGGAGCACTGACGCCCCGGCAACGGGTTTCCACCCAGGGCAAAACGCCCCGGCACTTCGCCATTGATCCGACCGGCCAATGGTTGCTCGCGGAAAATCAAGACTCCGCCACGGTGATCGTTTTTGCGCTGGATGCCCCAAGCGGCGAAATCAAATCCAGCGTACAGACGGTCAGGATCACCGCGCCCATTTGCGCGGTTTTTGTGGCCGCGGAAAACTGA
- a CDS encoding Mrp/NBP35 family ATP-binding protein, whose product MSSLSQETILNTLKTIKYPGYSRDIVSFGLVKNIAINGGNIAVTLQLTSNNAEAAQQIQTECEKALQQMPGVEMAHVEVNQRAASGGSAASSAGHGSTPWANQNRVPGIKHIVAVASGKGGVGKSTTSANLACGLHHLGVKVGLLDCDIYGPSIPLMMGTKERPGLSESEKMIPPVSHGVRLMSMGFLIQDDQPVIWRGPMIQRTIQQFITVTEWGELDVLLVDLPPGTGDAQLTLCQTVPLDGGVIVTTPQEASLGVVRKGIGMFAKVNVPLLGIVENMSYFTAPGGERIEIFGHGGGQKEAERLGIPFLGEVPIFTEIREGGDKGVPVVVSAPDQPAGAAFLHIAQSLWNKLK is encoded by the coding sequence ATGAGCTCACTTTCGCAGGAGACGATTCTCAACACACTCAAAACCATCAAATATCCGGGCTATTCGCGCGACATCGTATCGTTCGGGCTGGTAAAAAACATCGCCATCAATGGCGGCAACATCGCGGTCACCCTGCAACTGACCTCCAACAACGCGGAAGCCGCTCAACAGATTCAAACCGAATGTGAAAAGGCGTTGCAGCAAATGCCCGGCGTGGAGATGGCGCACGTGGAAGTGAATCAACGCGCCGCTTCAGGCGGTAGTGCGGCCTCGAGTGCCGGCCACGGCTCGACGCCGTGGGCGAATCAAAATCGCGTTCCCGGCATCAAGCACATTGTCGCCGTGGCCAGCGGCAAGGGCGGCGTCGGCAAATCCACCACCTCCGCCAACCTGGCGTGCGGTCTGCACCATCTCGGCGTCAAGGTGGGGTTATTGGACTGCGATATTTACGGGCCGAGCATCCCGCTGATGATGGGGACGAAAGAGCGTCCGGGTTTGAGTGAGAGCGAGAAGATGATTCCTCCGGTCAGCCACGGCGTGCGGCTGATGAGCATGGGTTTCTTGATTCAAGACGACCAGCCCGTCATCTGGCGTGGGCCGATGATTCAGCGCACCATTCAACAGTTCATTACCGTGACCGAATGGGGCGAACTGGATGTCTTGCTGGTGGATTTACCGCCGGGCACCGGCGATGCGCAACTCACGCTTTGCCAGACCGTGCCGCTCGATGGCGGCGTCATCGTCACCACGCCACAAGAAGCCTCGTTGGGAGTGGTGCGCAAGGGCATTGGTATGTTTGCCAAAGTGAATGTGCCGCTGCTTGGAATCGTGGAAAACATGAGTTACTTCACCGCGCCCGGCGGGGAGCGGATTGAGATTTTCGGTCACGGCGGCGGCCAGAAAGAGGCGGAGCGATTGGGCATCCCGTTCCTTGGCGAGGTGCCGATTTTTACGGAAATTCGTGAAGGTGGCGACAAGGGCGTGCCCGTGGTGGTTTCCGCTCCCGACCAACCGGCGGGCGCGGCGTTTTTGCATATTGCCCAAAGTCTTTGGAACAAATTGAAATGA
- a CDS encoding YicC family protein: MMSMTGYGRGECARDGFNVTVELSSVNRKQAEVSVNLPRELELLETRVRETILAAVSRGRVVARLSVHAAEGRSSVRLRLNIPLAKMYAQELDKLAAELKLAHGVTLEQIIRAPGVFQTDEELVGHEDLWPSVKRALQIALKALLQMRQREGAHLAKELVARINLMQKSVARVTAQAPRAAERYRRQLIKRIKAAGLPLLKTDDERLLKEVAFFADRSDISEELSRLQSHFQQFTTCVAGAEPVGRTLDFLAQEMNREINTLGAKANDALISREVVILKAELERFREQAMNIE, encoded by the coding sequence ATGATGTCCATGACGGGCTATGGGCGCGGCGAATGCGCCCGCGACGGCTTCAATGTCACTGTCGAACTCAGTTCCGTAAACCGCAAGCAGGCCGAAGTTTCGGTCAATTTGCCGCGCGAACTGGAGTTGCTGGAGACGCGCGTCCGCGAAACCATTTTGGCGGCCGTCTCCCGCGGTCGCGTCGTGGCACGCCTGTCAGTTCATGCCGCTGAAGGCCGCTCGTCGGTCCGCCTGCGATTGAACATTCCGCTGGCCAAAATGTACGCGCAAGAACTCGATAAACTGGCCGCGGAACTCAAGCTGGCCCACGGCGTGACGTTGGAGCAAATCATTCGCGCGCCGGGCGTGTTTCAAACCGATGAGGAACTGGTTGGACATGAAGACCTCTGGCCATCCGTCAAGCGCGCCTTGCAGATCGCGCTGAAAGCACTGCTGCAGATGCGTCAGCGCGAAGGCGCGCACCTCGCGAAAGAGCTGGTCGCCCGCATCAACCTGATGCAAAAAAGCGTCGCCCGGGTAACAGCGCAAGCGCCCAGGGCGGCGGAGCGATATCGGCGGCAACTCATCAAGCGCATCAAGGCCGCCGGTTTGCCGTTGCTCAAAACCGATGATGAGCGGCTGTTGAAAGAAGTGGCATTTTTTGCGGATCGCTCGGATATCTCCGAGGAATTGAGCCGGTTGCAAAGTCATTTCCAGCAATTTACGACCTGCGTTGCCGGCGCCGAGCCCGTCGGGCGAACGCTGGATTTTTTGGCGCAGGAAATGAATCGGGAAATCAACACGTTGGGGGCGAAAGCCAATGATGCTTTAATCTCGCGCGAAGTGGTCATCTTGAAAGCTGAGCTGGAGCGGTTTCGCGAGCAAGCCATGAACATCGAATAA